One genomic segment of Anguilla anguilla isolate fAngAng1 chromosome 2, fAngAng1.pri, whole genome shotgun sequence includes these proteins:
- the zgc:112496 gene encoding uncharacterized protein zgc:112496, whose amino-acid sequence MSLNKHLFACEDPSVWRGIYKKYWQVVELKSDGKGKKRGKLLPLDKWYQEELPAAIAGRSERFLTHTELVKLMEWKLTRGKFRPRLQELVATNSSETVERCTKKAFGLLPDITAAVTELSSLKALGPATASAVLAAGAPELAAFMADEAVESIPGLKPIQYTVKHYSLYLQRVKERTQALNKVDTDQDWTPHKVELCLWAWAVASKLQPSLLQDGCDEEAGTTEPHAKRQKIK is encoded by the exons ATGTCTCTGAACAAGCACCTATTTGCCTGTGAGGACCCCAGTGTGTGGAGAGGCATATATAAGAAATATTGGCAAGTGGTGGAGCTCAAGTCAGATGGCAAGGGAAAGAAACGTGGCAAGCTGCTTCCCCTGGATAAATG GTATCAGGAAGAGCTGCCTGCAGCCATAGCTGGTAGATCTGAGCGCTTTCTTACTCATACGGAGCTAGTCAAGCTGATGGAGTGGAAGCTTACG AGAGGGAAGTTTCGCCCCAGGTTGCAGGAGTTAGTGGCTACTAATTCCAGTGAGACAGTGGAAAGGTGCACTAAGAAGGCCTTCGGTCTCCTCCCTGACATCACTGCTGCCGTCACTGAGCTCAGCTCTTTGAAAGCTTTGGGCCCGGCCACTGCCTCAG CGGTGCTGGCCGCCGGGGCTCCGGAGCTGGCTGCCTTCATGGCTGATGAGGCAGTGGAGAGTATTCCTGGCCTGAAGCCCATCCAGTACACTGTTAAGCACTATTCTCTGTACCTGCAGCGAGTGAAGGAACGCACACAGGCTCTCAACAAAG tGGACACTGACCAGGACTGGACACCTCACAAGGTGGAGTTATGTTTGTGGGCCTGGGCTGTGGCCAGTAAGCTGCAGCCCTCCCTGCTTCAGGACGGCTGTGATGAGGAGGCTGGAACCACCGAGCCACATGCCAAGAGGCAGAAAATCAAGTAG